In Toxoplasma gondii ME49 chromosome VIII, whole genome shotgun sequence, a single genomic region encodes these proteins:
- a CDS encoding hypothetical protein (encoded by transcript TGME49_232200) has translation MELLTSFVDETTCNTCFGNLILVSAACAALDCTEQATKRTVKPDNLVMALDIISFAVRKMHPKCFDHTETEQLRSAALSAAGVQMKRLLNDRSCKPIVKAQITGIELALEHLTSQSSILALQNDVESKTSRTRFLRTLSGFWKVRMPLALQRISSTSC, from the exons ATGGAACTTTTGACATCGTTTGTCGACGAGACCACGTGCAACACTTGTTTTGGGAACTTGATCC TCGTCAGCGCCGCCTGCGCCGCTCTGGATTGTACTGAACAGGCTACAAAACGTACAGTGAAGCCGGACAACCTGGTTATGGCTCTTGACATTATCAGTTTCGCCGTTCGGAAAATGCACCCGAAGTGTTTTGACCAC ACTGAAACGGAACAACTACGATCAGCTGCCCTATCCGCTGCTGGTGTGCAA ATGAAAAGACTTTTGAACGACCGCAGCTGCAAGCCGATTGTGAAGGCACAGATTACGGGCATAGAGCTTGCTCTCGAGCACTTGACAAGCCAGTCATCAATCCTGGCTCTGCAAAACGACGTGGAATCCAAAACGTCgagaacgcgttttctccgaACCCTGTCCGGGTTCTGGAAAGTTCGCATGCCACTAGCACTCCAGCGAATATCGAGCACTTCGTGTTGA
- a CDS encoding hypothetical protein (encoded by transcript TGME49_232210), translating into MQPAALKRGRQGRGGEAGDLAESQVLLQRLGSPHNISALYNQVIASTVQRCTQFQSPKVMDAIERQWRLALQRRTAELRRSAPSPGTETSTSVGKCETAAEPQNKARPPAPVAGAPAASSPAGSMHSGVSANPPGEGRESPVSGGPLESENGNANSEKSTKADLPSDSLDLKPEGQEKDAEDDDDFADADVDEAEAVGGPCPGPPLGSTDSQIEASQGASQESSQQEKPPTSADAAGGTDTSSHIRPELEEKEEQLDDVSDLDDQEPAATDGIYALYDKVERCGSSGKKTTNWRVMLRHGIIRAGRQEIAFDRFYGELKF; encoded by the exons ATGCAGCCGGCCGCGCTCAAGAGGGGGCGCCAAGGGCGTGGAGGAGAGGCCGGAGACCTTGCTGAGTCTCAGGTGCTCCTGCAGCGTCTCGGCTCTCCTCACAACATCAGCGCCCTCTACAATCAGGTTATCGCGT cgaccgTTCAGCGGTGCACGCAGTTCCAGAGCCCGAAGGTGATGGACGCCATCGAGCGA CAATGGAGACTCGCCTTGCAGAGGAGAACGGCGGAGCTGCGGCGCTCCGCTCCCTCGCCAGGGACTGAGACGAGCACGAGTGTCGGCAAATGTGAAACTGCAGCG GAACCTCAAAACAAGGCGAGGCCTCCTGCGCCTGTTGCGGGGGCGCCTGCCGCATCTTCGCCTGCGGGTTCAATGCATTCTGGGGTGTCTGCCAACCCTCCTGGAGAAGGCAGGGAGTCGCCAGTATCCGGAGGGCCTTTGGAGTCGGAGAACGGCAACGCAAACTCGGAAAAATCAACAAAAGCGGATTTACCTTCTGACTCTCTCGACTTAAAGCCAGagggacaggagaaagacgctGAAGATGACGATGATTTCGCAGATGCCGACGTCGACGAAGCTGAAGCCGTTGGCGGGCCTTGTCCAGGGCCTCCTCTCGGTTCAACTGACAGCCAGATTGAGGCCTCACAAGGTGCCTCCCAAGAGAGCAGCCAACAGGAAAAGCCGCCGACGAGTGCTGACGCGGCAG GTGGAACTGACACAAGCAGCCACATTCGCCCTGAGcttgaggaaaaagaagagcaacTCGACGATGTCTCCGATCTCGATGACCAGGAACCTGCAGCCACGGATGGCATCTATGCACTCTACGACAAG GTTGAACGATGTGGTTCAAGCGGGAAGAAAACAACCAACTGGAGAGTAATGCTCCGGCATGGCATTATACGA GCCGGCAGGCAGGAAATTGCATTCGATCGCTTTTACGGCGAACTGAAGTTTTAG